CTTATGAATCAATTGTGTTTTATTTAAAGAAATGACGTTCGTCCTAAATTCATGGAGGTGCTAGTATGTTCAAAAACCTGTTTAAGAAAAACCAGTCAAATGCAGATGAGAATTCCTTTATTCTTCCATTAGAAGGAAGACTTCTTCCTATTGAAGAAGTGCCAGACCCAGTCTTTTCCCAGAAAATGATGGGAGACGGTGCAGCCATTGATCCAACAAATGGCACACTAATCTCACCGGTTAATGGAACAGTTATTAATGTTTTTCCTACAAAGCATGCCATTAGTCTGTCAGATAACAACGGCAGAGAAATTCTCATTCATGTAGGATTGGATACAGTTACTTTAAAAGGGGAAGGCTTCACATCCTTTGTTACGGACGGTCAAAAAGTGAAGCAAGGTGAGAAATTAATGGAAATAGATTTTGAGGCAATTAAGGACAAGGTGCCGTCTGTTATTACACCAATTATTTTCACAAACCTAAAGGAAAATGAAAAGGTAGTTATAGAGGATAACCAGATAAAAATTGTGTAATTGATGCGGGCATGGAGAATTCTCCATGCCTTTTTTTATAGTCCGCCTCACATGACAGTACGATTCAGATTCGTATATACTTAGTTTACAAGATAAAAAGCAAGTGAGGAGAGGCATATGAACAGCATCTTATTTGATTTGCATACACACCATGACAGATGTGGCCATGCAATTGGTAAAATCGAAGAGTATATTCAGGCAGGGATTGAGAAAGGGCTGCATTATATTGGCATATCAGATCATTCTCCCTTGTTCTTTCATAAAGAAGACCAGCCGTTTCCACGGTACTCCATGGGGAAAAGTGAGTTTGTTCACTATGTGGAAGAGGTCCTAAAGCTGAAGGAAGCCTATAAGGACAAAATTCATGTTCTGCTTGGAGTGGAAAGTGATTATTATCCACATCTTCTTCATATGTACAAAAAAGAATATGATAAATATCCATTTGATTATATTATCGGTTCTGTTCATTATGTGAATGGAAAGAGTATTTTTGATAAAAGCAGATGGCCAGGGCTTACTGCGTCACAGCAAGTTCAAGAGAAGGAAGATTATTACCGATTAATTCAAGGATCAGCCAAAAGCGGTGTTTTCCAAATCCTTGGTCATATTGATGCAATGAAAGGTTATTATCCTGCCTTTTCAGCCATTGAAACACCAATCTTAGATGAGACACTGAAAATTATTGGCGAATCAGGTGTATCCATTGAAGTGAACACATCAGGAAAAATGAAGGATGTGGGCGGCTGGTATCCAGCTGATGACATGTTAGAACGTGCCTTTTATTATAATGTCGATATAACATTTGGATCCGATTCTCATCATCCTGACCGAATCGGCGATGATTTGTTCGCTGTCCAGAAGAAGCTGAAACAGATTGGATATCAAGAAATGGTCTATTATGTTGGCCAGAAAAGGCAAACAGCACCACTATAAAAGAGAGAGGAATGCAGAACAACTGCATTCCTCTTTTTTATTCAAATGGATAACGTATACCCCATTGATTGCGAACATCTGTCATAATTTCCATCACATCAACCGTTAATGGCAATGTGCTTTCCTTTTCTTTTTCTGCAACAAATCGCTCCATATCTTCAATTTCATAATGCAAAGCTTTACTGCTCTCGCCTGCTTCCACCGTTTCTTGTGCACCATCTAAATAATGAATGGTTGCCTTATCGGCTCTAGGAAAATCAGGAACCATGATATAGCCGTTGTCGCCAGCGATAATGCCAAGCTTTTGTGTTCTGGCTCTCATTGCAAGTGTGACGACAGCCATTTCGTCTTCTTTGTTTTTTAGGATAATTCCTGACTGTTCATCTGCACCTGTTGAATATTTATTAACGGTTGTCAGAATCTCATGAGGCTGGCTTGAAAGAAAGGATCTAGCAAATGAAAGAGCATATGTACCGATATCAAGCAACGCCCCGCCTGCCAAATCCATATTAAAATAACGGTTTGTAGGATCATCTTCCTTAGAGCTGCCAAACAGCACATTAACCATTTTCAATTTGCCGATACTGCCTGAAGTGATCCGATGACGCAATTCTTTATACAGCGGCATATGGTAAATAGTCATTGCTTCTGCTAGTACAAGCTGTTTGTCTGCAGCTAGCTTTACTGCAGCAAGAAGCTGCTCAGAGCTAACCGTAATTGCTTTCTCACAAAAGACATGTTTATTGTTTTCTAGGCTTTTCATAATGAATTCATAGTGGTTTGAGTGCGGGGTTGCAATATAGACAACATCTATTTTGTCATCGTGAAGCATTTCCTCATAACTTCCGTATGCCTTTGCAACATTATATTGCTTTGCAAACTGCTCTGCTTTTTCTAATGTTCGTGAACCGACTGCATAGATGCTCCCGTGCATGTCATTTAACGCTCTTGCAAAATCAGCAGCGATACTGCCAGGTCCAAGGATTGCCCAATTTAATTTTTTCATCTACTGTCACCTCTTAAATAGTTTCATAGCCCGAAACCTATATAGAATAATTCCCTATATTATTCCATTGTAAACCATTTACGTAAGTGATTACCAATCCTGTAACTTGAATTTTAAACGAAATATTATAACTAATTTGTACATTATTTGCAAGAATAATAAATTTTATAAAGTGCTAATGTTTAAGGTAGAGTTGGACGATAGAGCAAGTAGGGGAGATAAATATAAAATGAGGAGCGAAAGGCATGAAAGTGATAAAAAACAGTAAATTTCTATTAAAATATTAATGATCATTATATTCAGTGCTATATCATTAATTACAGTCGGAATTTATGCTATTAATGGTATGAAAAACATGGCTGACGGATCTGAAGAGATGTATAATGACCGCCTAATACCAAACACATGGGTGGCTAAAATAGTAAGCGACGATCAGGCGACAGATCGGTTTGTTTTAGAGCTGATGTTAAATGAGGATGACTCAAGAAATAGTCAGCTTAATGAAATGTACAAGAAAACAACTGACGAAATAGATCAGTATGTAAGCAAATTAGACCAGCTGGATTTGTCTTCAGAGGAACAGACAGCGCTTGATCAATATAAACTGTCACTGACTGAAATCAGTGAAACAACAAATGAAGCTTTAGCATTAGCATTGGACAATAAAAATGCAGAAGCATATCGTCTTTATTCTGAAGAAGTAATAAGAAAACGGGAAGAAATGACAGATTTGCTCGAATCATTACAAAAGGCAAATGAAGACCAGGCAAGTAAAATCGCACAGGAAAACAAAGATAATTACAGTACAACGCTTGTGCTTTCCATCAGCATTATTGCGGTATTTCTAGTGCTGTCTGTATTATTCGGTCTCTATATTTCACGGACAATCACAAATCCAATTAAAAAGCTAAAAGGTTTAATGGAAAGTGGAGAAAATGGCGATTTCTCTCAAAGATCTGACTATGCATCGAAGGATGAAGTAGGCTCTCTGTCTTTAAGCTTCAATAGTATGGCTGACGGAATCAAAGAGCTTGTGGAAACAATCGGTGAAACATCTCAAGCTCTCGCTTCCTCTTCTGAGGAATTAAGTGCAAGCTCAGAGGAAAGCAGCAAAGCGAGTGAGCATATCTCAGAGACGATTCAGGAGCTTGCATCAAGCTCAGAGAATCAAATGAGATTAATGGCATCAAGCTCAGAGGGAATTAACAATGTAACGGCAAGCACGGAAAAAATCTCCGAAAACGCAGAAAAAGTAGCGCAAACAGCCTCCTCTACAGCTGAAGCGTCAAAAGAAGGGCTGCAAAACATTGAGGAAGTAACAGCTCAAATGAATTCGATTAATACAAATGTTGGGAACTTAGCTATGTCTATTGATACGTTGGAAGGACGTATTAAAGAAATCGGCGAAATCACAAAGGCAATTACGGACATCTCTTCACAGACAAACTTGCTTGCACTTAATGCAGCTATTGAAGCTGCAAGAGCAGGAGAGCAAGGCAAGGGCTTTGCTGTAGTAGCCGATGAAGTAAGAAAGCTGGCTGAACAGTCTGCCCAATCTGCAGAGCAGATCACAAGTCTTATCGGTCAAATTCAAGGGGATACAAGAGTTACGATTCAATCTATGTCAAGTGCAAAAAATGAAGTTGATTTAGGCTTAAACATTGTAAAAAATGCAGGAGAATCCTTCGGTAAAATAGAAGTGTCTGTTCTGGACTTAGTCAGCTTGTTTGAGAATGTGTTCATTTCATTGAAGGAATTGAAGGAGAATACAGAAGTTATTAATGTATCGGTAATGGAAGTAAACAGCATGGCAGGGGAAGCGGCAGCAAATACTGAAAATGTGTCCGCTGCGACAGAAGAGCAAGTGGCGTCAATGGAAGAGATTGCAGCATCGTCGTCTTCTCTAGCAAATCTTGCCGAAAGCTTGCAAGAACTTATCCGGAAGTTTAAAGTGTAAATCACGTATCCCCTAAAAAGGCAAAGGCAGCAACGCTGCTTTGCCTTTTTTTATGCGTCCATATTCAGGTCAATTATACCTCTAGTATGGCAGCATTCTCAAAACCAGTGTTTTTAATGATACGATTAAATTGCATTTTAAGCATGG
This DNA window, taken from Niallia sp. Man26, encodes the following:
- a CDS encoding PTS glucose transporter subunit IIA; this encodes MFKNLFKKNQSNADENSFILPLEGRLLPIEEVPDPVFSQKMMGDGAAIDPTNGTLISPVNGTVINVFPTKHAISLSDNNGREILIHVGLDTVTLKGEGFTSFVTDGQKVKQGEKLMEIDFEAIKDKVPSVITPIIFTNLKENEKVVIEDNQIKIV
- a CDS encoding histidinol-phosphatase is translated as MNSILFDLHTHHDRCGHAIGKIEEYIQAGIEKGLHYIGISDHSPLFFHKEDQPFPRYSMGKSEFVHYVEEVLKLKEAYKDKIHVLLGVESDYYPHLLHMYKKEYDKYPFDYIIGSVHYVNGKSIFDKSRWPGLTASQQVQEKEDYYRLIQGSAKSGVFQILGHIDAMKGYYPAFSAIETPILDETLKIIGESGVSIEVNTSGKMKDVGGWYPADDMLERAFYYNVDITFGSDSHHPDRIGDDLFAVQKKLKQIGYQEMVYYVGQKRQTAPL
- a CDS encoding Gfo/Idh/MocA family oxidoreductase, which codes for MKKLNWAILGPGSIAADFARALNDMHGSIYAVGSRTLEKAEQFAKQYNVAKAYGSYEEMLHDDKIDVVYIATPHSNHYEFIMKSLENNKHVFCEKAITVSSEQLLAAVKLAADKQLVLAEAMTIYHMPLYKELRHRITSGSIGKLKMVNVLFGSSKEDDPTNRYFNMDLAGGALLDIGTYALSFARSFLSSQPHEILTTVNKYSTGADEQSGIILKNKEDEMAVVTLAMRARTQKLGIIAGDNGYIMVPDFPRADKATIHYLDGAQETVEAGESSKALHYEIEDMERFVAEKEKESTLPLTVDVMEIMTDVRNQWGIRYPFE
- a CDS encoding methyl-accepting chemotaxis protein encodes the protein MLMIIIFSAISLITVGIYAINGMKNMADGSEEMYNDRLIPNTWVAKIVSDDQATDRFVLELMLNEDDSRNSQLNEMYKKTTDEIDQYVSKLDQLDLSSEEQTALDQYKLSLTEISETTNEALALALDNKNAEAYRLYSEEVIRKREEMTDLLESLQKANEDQASKIAQENKDNYSTTLVLSISIIAVFLVLSVLFGLYISRTITNPIKKLKGLMESGENGDFSQRSDYASKDEVGSLSLSFNSMADGIKELVETIGETSQALASSSEELSASSEESSKASEHISETIQELASSSENQMRLMASSSEGINNVTASTEKISENAEKVAQTASSTAEASKEGLQNIEEVTAQMNSINTNVGNLAMSIDTLEGRIKEIGEITKAITDISSQTNLLALNAAIEAARAGEQGKGFAVVADEVRKLAEQSAQSAEQITSLIGQIQGDTRVTIQSMSSAKNEVDLGLNIVKNAGESFGKIEVSVLDLVSLFENVFISLKELKENTEVINVSVMEVNSMAGEAAANTENVSAATEEQVASMEEIAASSSSLANLAESLQELIRKFKV